Proteins encoded within one genomic window of Tachysurus vachellii isolate PV-2020 chromosome 16, HZAU_Pvac_v1, whole genome shotgun sequence:
- the LOC132858715 gene encoding myelin regulatory factor-like protein isoform X2, protein MDVLGENEALQQFFYGQDVSGVLDSAAVDTSILEQYLSNDIDPTFMLPESPPDSASEPCSPPQIPDVHFASDLSSEHLAPGLRTSAGQIPAPFCHLKAPPSSEYDLVNSMKHIKSKSPATALNVCDSSLNCPYSSPNETCIQSAGPPVQHDPIDVVRGYTEAATSSTSPCLLPHVCVDPYMASEPGLSTGETLSEKNKRKRSNSLDVNTPDSQWRDQASVWTKPSFCPERAVSNMPGYEGDIQAASSAMTYQLLKWDRYQPNQWSSLYNGSHQILPSPGYHVDTDKGFSYSAADEAFVCQKKNHFQVTVHIGMAGDPVYVNTPAGPMPVDSFQVKVFGIKLEAQNHHITIEQSQSDRSKKPFLPIQVNLPGNKITKITLGRLHFSETTANNMRKKGKPNPDQRYFLMVVGLYATVKEKSYVLVANVSERIIVRASNPGQFENDSEVLWVKGQTPDSVVCQGFVGINTDTPDEALVVCGNAKIMGTVMHPSDSRAKENVKEVDSTEQLKRIAQMRIVEYDYKPEFASKMGIDQVHETGIIAQEVKELLPTAVREVGDVTCSDGQKIHSFLMVDKEQIFMENVGAVKELCKLTDNLETRIEELEVWNARLAKLKNLGSMRSKSTAASKRGVTKSNRIQTPAPPQKPSPLKTIKEYVREKYQHCLQHRLFQTTIILLVVTMAFCAICITSLYMLTLKEEIHFDSSNSSMHPSSVPTTTTEMVITDSTVSPTTSSSGTWPPEIDFSSVFYSDEVYCCLHTSSSSRVSVTPSSAVPPGFHKTPPHIENSQTANIPWEWLRFFSDWTNTTISSILITQNQQVIDHQYIDQQDSRKGNYSYRIPISKHIPINMPVTLQMTTTELLVAHLCAYELREECTALMDNNDSEFYRALNTQGYVHEWPLSVARHFRSSYHFRLSVAGHAHCSTDPNYVGILFTDYHFHFYRHCQ, encoded by the exons ATGGATGTCCTCGGTGAAAATGAGGCCCTGCAGCAATTTTTTTATG GGCAGGATGTCAGTGGCGTATTGGACAGTGCAGCGGTCGATACCAGCATTCTAGAGCAATATCTCAGCAATGATATCGACCCCACTTT tatgttaCCTGAATCACCTCCAGATTCAGCTTCAGAGCCGTGTTCACCTCCACAAATTCCAG ATGTCCACTTTGCCTCAGATTTATCCTCTGAGCATCTGGCTCCTGGCCTGCGCACCTCAGCCGGACAGATTCCTGCTCCTTTCTGTCATCTTAAGGCTCCACCATCCTCTGAGTATGATTTGGTGAACTCCATGAAGCATATAAAGAGCAAATCACCTGCTACAGCTCTGAACGTGTGTGATTCATCCTTAAACTGTCCATACAGCAGTCCAAATGAGACCTGCATACAGAGCGCCGGGCCACCAGTACAGCATGACCCAATAGATGTGGTCAGAGGCTACACAGAAGCTGCCACTTCCAGCACATCTCCATGCCTTTTACCTCATGTATGTGTGGATCCATACATGGCCTCCGAACCTGGTCTGAGCACAGG GGAAACGTTATCTGAAAAGAATAAGAGAAAGCGTTCAAACTCTTTGGATGTAAACACACCAGACAGCCAGTGGAGAGACCAAGCCAGCGTTTGGACCAAGCCTTCATTTT GTCCTGAGAGGGCTGTGAGTAACATGCCAGGCTATGAGGGTGATATCCAAGCAGCAAGTTCAGCAATGACATACCAGCTTCTGAAATGGGACCGCTACCAACCAAACCAGTGGAGCAGCCTGTACAACGGCAGTCACCAAATTCT CCCGTCCCCAGGTTACCACGTGGACACAGATAAAGGGTTTAGCTACTCAGCAGCTGATGAAGCATTCGTGTGCCAGAAGAAAAACCACTTCCAAGTTACAGTACACATCGGGATGGCCGGAGACCCCGTATATGTGAACACACCAGCAGGTCCTATGCCTGTAGACAGCTTCCAAGTGAAAGTCTTTGGAATTAAG ctTGAGGCTCAGAACCATCACATCACCATCGAGCAGTCGCAATCAGACCGCAGCAAAAAACCTTTCCTTCCAATCCA AGTAAACTTGCctggaaataaaatcaccaagaTTACGCTTGGAAGGTTACACTTTAGTGAGACAACTGCTaataatatgaggaagaaggGCAAACCTAATCCTGACCagag gtACTTCCTAATGGTTGTGGGACTTTATGCTACAGTCAAAGAGAAGAGTTACGTACTGGTTGCAAACGTATCTGAGAGAATCATCGTCAGG GCCTCAAACCCCGGGCAGTTTGAGAATGACAGCGAGGTGCTCTGGGTAAAAGGGCAGACCCCAGACTCAGTGGTGTGCCAGGGATTTGTGGGGATCAACACCGATACCCCAGATGAGGCCTTGGTGGTTTGTGGAAACGCCAAGATAATGGGCACGGTCATGCACCCCTCAGACAGCAGAGCGAAAGAGAATGTCAAAGAG GTGGATTCAACAGAACAGCTGAAACGAATAGCTCAGATGAGGATTGTTGAATATGACTACAAACCAGAGTTTGCCTCAAAGATGGGCATCGATCAGGTGCATGAAACAG GCATTATAGCACAGGAGGTAAAAGAGCTGCTTCCCACAGCGGTGAGAGAAGTAGGAGATGTCACATGTTCAGACGGACAGAAAATACACAGCTTCCTGATGGTGGACAAA GAACAGATTTTTATGGAGAACGTAGGAGCTGTAAAAGAGCTCTGCAAGCTTACCGATAACCTGGAGACACGTATTGAGGAGCTGGAGGTGTGGAACGCTCGCCTGGCCAAGCTGAAGAACCTGGGGAGCATGCGCTCCAAAAGCACCGCTGCAAGTAAACG AGGAGTCACGAAAAGCAACAGAATCCAAACCCCAGCTCCTCCCCAAAAGCCCTCACCGTTAAAAACTATTAAA GAGTATGTACGTGAGAAATACCAGCACTGCCTCCAGCACCGATTATTCCAAACCACAATCATTCTGCTTGTGGTAACTATGGCTTTTTG TGCCATCTGTATCACCTCACTGTACATGCTCACATTAAAAGAAGAGATACACTTTGATTCCAG taatagcagtatgCATCCGAGCTCAGtccctactactactacagaaATGGTGATTACAG ACTCCACAGTCTCACCCACTACATCATCTTCTGGCACTTGGCCACCAGAGATCGATTTCTCTAGCGTGTTTTACTCGGATGAAGTTTATTGCTGTCTACATACATCATCTAGCAGCCGTGTGTCTGTCACACCGAGCTCAGCTGTTCCCCCAGGCTTTCATAAAACACCTCCTCATATTGAAAATAGTCAGACAG CTAATATTCCATGGGAATGGTTACGATTCTTCAGCGACT gGACAAACACAACCATTAGTTCTATCCTTATCACCCAGAACCAGCAGGTTATAGACCACCAATATATAGACCAGCAGGACTCCCG GAAAGGGAACTACAGCTATCGGATCCCCATCAGCAAACACATTCCCATCAACATGCCAGTCACCCTGCAGATGAC cACTACTGAGCTGTTAGTGGCTCACTTGTGTGCGTATGAGCTGAGAGAGGAGTGCACTGCTTTGATGGACAATAATGACTCTGAATTCTACAGAGCCCTCAACACACAG GGGTACGTACACGAGTGGCCCCTGTCAGTCGCCCGACATTTCCGATCATCTTATCATTTTCGTCTCTCGGTAGCG
- the LOC132858715 gene encoding myelin regulatory factor-like protein isoform X1: protein MDVLGENEALQQFFYGQDVSGVLDSAAVDTSILEQYLSNDIDPTFMLPESPPDSASEPCSPPQIPDVHFASDLSSEHLAPGLRTSAGQIPAPFCHLKAPPSSEYDLVNSMKHIKSKSPATALNVCDSSLNCPYSSPNETCIQSAGPPVQHDPIDVVRGYTEAATSSTSPCLLPHVCVDPYMASEPGLSTGETLSEKNKRKRSNSLDVNTPDSQWRDQASVWTKPSFCPERAVSNMPGYEGDIQAASSAMTYQLLKWDRYQPNQWSSLYNGSHQILPSPGYHVDTDKGFSYSAADEAFVCQKKNHFQVTVHIGMAGDPVYVNTPAGPMPVDSFQVKVFGIKLEAQNHHITIEQSQSDRSKKPFLPIQVNLPGNKITKITLGRLHFSETTANNMRKKGKPNPDQRYFLMVVGLYATVKEKSYVLVANVSERIIVRASNPGQFENDSEVLWVKGQTPDSVVCQGFVGINTDTPDEALVVCGNAKIMGTVMHPSDSRAKENVKEVDSTEQLKRIAQMRIVEYDYKPEFASKMGIDQVHETGIIAQEVKELLPTAVREVGDVTCSDGQKIHSFLMVDKEQIFMENVGAVKELCKLTDNLETRIEELEVWNARLAKLKNLGSMRSKSTAASKRGVTKSNRIQTPAPPQKPSPLKTIKEYVREKYQHCLQHRLFQTTIILLVVTMAFCAICITSLYMLTLKEEIHFDSSSNSSMHPSSVPTTTTEMVITDSTVSPTTSSSGTWPPEIDFSSVFYSDEVYCCLHTSSSSRVSVTPSSAVPPGFHKTPPHIENSQTANIPWEWLRFFSDWTNTTISSILITQNQQVIDHQYIDQQDSRKGNYSYRIPISKHIPINMPVTLQMTTTELLVAHLCAYELREECTALMDNNDSEFYRALNTQGYVHEWPLSVARHFRSSYHFRLSVAGHAHCSTDPNYVGILFTDYHFHFYRHCQ from the exons ATGGATGTCCTCGGTGAAAATGAGGCCCTGCAGCAATTTTTTTATG GGCAGGATGTCAGTGGCGTATTGGACAGTGCAGCGGTCGATACCAGCATTCTAGAGCAATATCTCAGCAATGATATCGACCCCACTTT tatgttaCCTGAATCACCTCCAGATTCAGCTTCAGAGCCGTGTTCACCTCCACAAATTCCAG ATGTCCACTTTGCCTCAGATTTATCCTCTGAGCATCTGGCTCCTGGCCTGCGCACCTCAGCCGGACAGATTCCTGCTCCTTTCTGTCATCTTAAGGCTCCACCATCCTCTGAGTATGATTTGGTGAACTCCATGAAGCATATAAAGAGCAAATCACCTGCTACAGCTCTGAACGTGTGTGATTCATCCTTAAACTGTCCATACAGCAGTCCAAATGAGACCTGCATACAGAGCGCCGGGCCACCAGTACAGCATGACCCAATAGATGTGGTCAGAGGCTACACAGAAGCTGCCACTTCCAGCACATCTCCATGCCTTTTACCTCATGTATGTGTGGATCCATACATGGCCTCCGAACCTGGTCTGAGCACAGG GGAAACGTTATCTGAAAAGAATAAGAGAAAGCGTTCAAACTCTTTGGATGTAAACACACCAGACAGCCAGTGGAGAGACCAAGCCAGCGTTTGGACCAAGCCTTCATTTT GTCCTGAGAGGGCTGTGAGTAACATGCCAGGCTATGAGGGTGATATCCAAGCAGCAAGTTCAGCAATGACATACCAGCTTCTGAAATGGGACCGCTACCAACCAAACCAGTGGAGCAGCCTGTACAACGGCAGTCACCAAATTCT CCCGTCCCCAGGTTACCACGTGGACACAGATAAAGGGTTTAGCTACTCAGCAGCTGATGAAGCATTCGTGTGCCAGAAGAAAAACCACTTCCAAGTTACAGTACACATCGGGATGGCCGGAGACCCCGTATATGTGAACACACCAGCAGGTCCTATGCCTGTAGACAGCTTCCAAGTGAAAGTCTTTGGAATTAAG ctTGAGGCTCAGAACCATCACATCACCATCGAGCAGTCGCAATCAGACCGCAGCAAAAAACCTTTCCTTCCAATCCA AGTAAACTTGCctggaaataaaatcaccaagaTTACGCTTGGAAGGTTACACTTTAGTGAGACAACTGCTaataatatgaggaagaaggGCAAACCTAATCCTGACCagag gtACTTCCTAATGGTTGTGGGACTTTATGCTACAGTCAAAGAGAAGAGTTACGTACTGGTTGCAAACGTATCTGAGAGAATCATCGTCAGG GCCTCAAACCCCGGGCAGTTTGAGAATGACAGCGAGGTGCTCTGGGTAAAAGGGCAGACCCCAGACTCAGTGGTGTGCCAGGGATTTGTGGGGATCAACACCGATACCCCAGATGAGGCCTTGGTGGTTTGTGGAAACGCCAAGATAATGGGCACGGTCATGCACCCCTCAGACAGCAGAGCGAAAGAGAATGTCAAAGAG GTGGATTCAACAGAACAGCTGAAACGAATAGCTCAGATGAGGATTGTTGAATATGACTACAAACCAGAGTTTGCCTCAAAGATGGGCATCGATCAGGTGCATGAAACAG GCATTATAGCACAGGAGGTAAAAGAGCTGCTTCCCACAGCGGTGAGAGAAGTAGGAGATGTCACATGTTCAGACGGACAGAAAATACACAGCTTCCTGATGGTGGACAAA GAACAGATTTTTATGGAGAACGTAGGAGCTGTAAAAGAGCTCTGCAAGCTTACCGATAACCTGGAGACACGTATTGAGGAGCTGGAGGTGTGGAACGCTCGCCTGGCCAAGCTGAAGAACCTGGGGAGCATGCGCTCCAAAAGCACCGCTGCAAGTAAACG AGGAGTCACGAAAAGCAACAGAATCCAAACCCCAGCTCCTCCCCAAAAGCCCTCACCGTTAAAAACTATTAAA GAGTATGTACGTGAGAAATACCAGCACTGCCTCCAGCACCGATTATTCCAAACCACAATCATTCTGCTTGTGGTAACTATGGCTTTTTG TGCCATCTGTATCACCTCACTGTACATGCTCACATTAAAAGAAGAGATACACTTTGATTCCAG tagtaatagcagtatgCATCCGAGCTCAGtccctactactactacagaaATGGTGATTACAG ACTCCACAGTCTCACCCACTACATCATCTTCTGGCACTTGGCCACCAGAGATCGATTTCTCTAGCGTGTTTTACTCGGATGAAGTTTATTGCTGTCTACATACATCATCTAGCAGCCGTGTGTCTGTCACACCGAGCTCAGCTGTTCCCCCAGGCTTTCATAAAACACCTCCTCATATTGAAAATAGTCAGACAG CTAATATTCCATGGGAATGGTTACGATTCTTCAGCGACT gGACAAACACAACCATTAGTTCTATCCTTATCACCCAGAACCAGCAGGTTATAGACCACCAATATATAGACCAGCAGGACTCCCG GAAAGGGAACTACAGCTATCGGATCCCCATCAGCAAACACATTCCCATCAACATGCCAGTCACCCTGCAGATGAC cACTACTGAGCTGTTAGTGGCTCACTTGTGTGCGTATGAGCTGAGAGAGGAGTGCACTGCTTTGATGGACAATAATGACTCTGAATTCTACAGAGCCCTCAACACACAG GGGTACGTACACGAGTGGCCCCTGTCAGTCGCCCGACATTTCCGATCATCTTATCATTTTCGTCTCTCGGTAGCG
- the LOC132858715 gene encoding myelin regulatory factor-like protein isoform X3: MDVLGENEALQQFFYGQDVSGVLDSAAVDTSILEQYLSNDIDPTFMLPESPPDSASEPCSPPQIPDVHFASDLSSEHLAPGLRTSAGQIPAPFCHLKAPPSSDSPNETCIQSAGPPVQHDPIDVVRGYTEAATSSTSPCLLPHVCVDPYMASEPGLSTGETLSEKNKRKRSNSLDVNTPDSQWRDQASVWTKPSFCPERAVSNMPGYEGDIQAASSAMTYQLLKWDRYQPNQWSSLYNGSHQILPSPGYHVDTDKGFSYSAADEAFVCQKKNHFQVTVHIGMAGDPVYVNTPAGPMPVDSFQVKVFGIKLEAQNHHITIEQSQSDRSKKPFLPIQVNLPGNKITKITLGRLHFSETTANNMRKKGKPNPDQRYFLMVVGLYATVKEKSYVLVANVSERIIVRASNPGQFENDSEVLWVKGQTPDSVVCQGFVGINTDTPDEALVVCGNAKIMGTVMHPSDSRAKENVKEVDSTEQLKRIAQMRIVEYDYKPEFASKMGIDQVHETGIIAQEVKELLPTAVREVGDVTCSDGQKIHSFLMVDKEQIFMENVGAVKELCKLTDNLETRIEELEVWNARLAKLKNLGSMRSKSTAASKRGVTKSNRIQTPAPPQKPSPLKTIKEYVREKYQHCLQHRLFQTTIILLVVTMAFCAICITSLYMLTLKEEIHFDSSSNSSMHPSSVPTTTTEMVITDSTVSPTTSSSGTWPPEIDFSSVFYSDEVYCCLHTSSSSRVSVTPSSAVPPGFHKTPPHIENSQTANIPWEWLRFFSDWTNTTISSILITQNQQVIDHQYIDQQDSRKGNYSYRIPISKHIPINMPVTLQMTTTELLVAHLCAYELREECTALMDNNDSEFYRALNTQGYVHEWPLSVARHFRSSYHFRLSVAGHAHCSTDPNYVGILFTDYHFHFYRHCQ; this comes from the exons ATGGATGTCCTCGGTGAAAATGAGGCCCTGCAGCAATTTTTTTATG GGCAGGATGTCAGTGGCGTATTGGACAGTGCAGCGGTCGATACCAGCATTCTAGAGCAATATCTCAGCAATGATATCGACCCCACTTT tatgttaCCTGAATCACCTCCAGATTCAGCTTCAGAGCCGTGTTCACCTCCACAAATTCCAG ATGTCCACTTTGCCTCAGATTTATCCTCTGAGCATCTGGCTCCTGGCCTGCGCACCTCAGCCGGACAGATTCCTGCTCCTTTCTGTCATCTTAAGGCTCCACCATCCTCTGA CAGTCCAAATGAGACCTGCATACAGAGCGCCGGGCCACCAGTACAGCATGACCCAATAGATGTGGTCAGAGGCTACACAGAAGCTGCCACTTCCAGCACATCTCCATGCCTTTTACCTCATGTATGTGTGGATCCATACATGGCCTCCGAACCTGGTCTGAGCACAGG GGAAACGTTATCTGAAAAGAATAAGAGAAAGCGTTCAAACTCTTTGGATGTAAACACACCAGACAGCCAGTGGAGAGACCAAGCCAGCGTTTGGACCAAGCCTTCATTTT GTCCTGAGAGGGCTGTGAGTAACATGCCAGGCTATGAGGGTGATATCCAAGCAGCAAGTTCAGCAATGACATACCAGCTTCTGAAATGGGACCGCTACCAACCAAACCAGTGGAGCAGCCTGTACAACGGCAGTCACCAAATTCT CCCGTCCCCAGGTTACCACGTGGACACAGATAAAGGGTTTAGCTACTCAGCAGCTGATGAAGCATTCGTGTGCCAGAAGAAAAACCACTTCCAAGTTACAGTACACATCGGGATGGCCGGAGACCCCGTATATGTGAACACACCAGCAGGTCCTATGCCTGTAGACAGCTTCCAAGTGAAAGTCTTTGGAATTAAG ctTGAGGCTCAGAACCATCACATCACCATCGAGCAGTCGCAATCAGACCGCAGCAAAAAACCTTTCCTTCCAATCCA AGTAAACTTGCctggaaataaaatcaccaagaTTACGCTTGGAAGGTTACACTTTAGTGAGACAACTGCTaataatatgaggaagaaggGCAAACCTAATCCTGACCagag gtACTTCCTAATGGTTGTGGGACTTTATGCTACAGTCAAAGAGAAGAGTTACGTACTGGTTGCAAACGTATCTGAGAGAATCATCGTCAGG GCCTCAAACCCCGGGCAGTTTGAGAATGACAGCGAGGTGCTCTGGGTAAAAGGGCAGACCCCAGACTCAGTGGTGTGCCAGGGATTTGTGGGGATCAACACCGATACCCCAGATGAGGCCTTGGTGGTTTGTGGAAACGCCAAGATAATGGGCACGGTCATGCACCCCTCAGACAGCAGAGCGAAAGAGAATGTCAAAGAG GTGGATTCAACAGAACAGCTGAAACGAATAGCTCAGATGAGGATTGTTGAATATGACTACAAACCAGAGTTTGCCTCAAAGATGGGCATCGATCAGGTGCATGAAACAG GCATTATAGCACAGGAGGTAAAAGAGCTGCTTCCCACAGCGGTGAGAGAAGTAGGAGATGTCACATGTTCAGACGGACAGAAAATACACAGCTTCCTGATGGTGGACAAA GAACAGATTTTTATGGAGAACGTAGGAGCTGTAAAAGAGCTCTGCAAGCTTACCGATAACCTGGAGACACGTATTGAGGAGCTGGAGGTGTGGAACGCTCGCCTGGCCAAGCTGAAGAACCTGGGGAGCATGCGCTCCAAAAGCACCGCTGCAAGTAAACG AGGAGTCACGAAAAGCAACAGAATCCAAACCCCAGCTCCTCCCCAAAAGCCCTCACCGTTAAAAACTATTAAA GAGTATGTACGTGAGAAATACCAGCACTGCCTCCAGCACCGATTATTCCAAACCACAATCATTCTGCTTGTGGTAACTATGGCTTTTTG TGCCATCTGTATCACCTCACTGTACATGCTCACATTAAAAGAAGAGATACACTTTGATTCCAG tagtaatagcagtatgCATCCGAGCTCAGtccctactactactacagaaATGGTGATTACAG ACTCCACAGTCTCACCCACTACATCATCTTCTGGCACTTGGCCACCAGAGATCGATTTCTCTAGCGTGTTTTACTCGGATGAAGTTTATTGCTGTCTACATACATCATCTAGCAGCCGTGTGTCTGTCACACCGAGCTCAGCTGTTCCCCCAGGCTTTCATAAAACACCTCCTCATATTGAAAATAGTCAGACAG CTAATATTCCATGGGAATGGTTACGATTCTTCAGCGACT gGACAAACACAACCATTAGTTCTATCCTTATCACCCAGAACCAGCAGGTTATAGACCACCAATATATAGACCAGCAGGACTCCCG GAAAGGGAACTACAGCTATCGGATCCCCATCAGCAAACACATTCCCATCAACATGCCAGTCACCCTGCAGATGAC cACTACTGAGCTGTTAGTGGCTCACTTGTGTGCGTATGAGCTGAGAGAGGAGTGCACTGCTTTGATGGACAATAATGACTCTGAATTCTACAGAGCCCTCAACACACAG GGGTACGTACACGAGTGGCCCCTGTCAGTCGCCCGACATTTCCGATCATCTTATCATTTTCGTCTCTCGGTAGCG